A part of Biomphalaria glabrata chromosome 3, xgBioGlab47.1, whole genome shotgun sequence genomic DNA contains:
- the LOC106050563 gene encoding neuropeptides capa receptor-like — MFIIQDCSPEIEYLNIATETQGSLFNVTAIAQSATVLTRDHNVSVPSSPRAIRYDISVAVVAALDFILNCILLQVLCLCGVVGNALNIVILSRHGCRKPTNILLTSLSVSDLLFSVTQSLSRAWSIVARFDLNSALTLNSMYVVYVRSWNEAALTISIYQVTMIALVRLLAVCCPLHVHRIVTPLRVKFLTCAIYIILVVLHSPIQFMYEIRWVPVIGNATVADYQPSHFYVSHTDGVNFYIAAILSNARSSVPLTTVSVCSIIIILRLSISNKLLDKQSDSIKKKARSIKSVKMLLTICFILMFLVLVPTTTFEAYISFGPDKAQLSCRLKIVVLYLSNILFQFSCSVNFVVYVTMNSKFAKTYKQLFCSNQKPSPQKRKSFEK; from the coding sequence ATGTTTATTATACAAGACTGCAGTCCCGAGATTGAGTATCTGAACATAGCCACTGAAACCCAGGGCAGCCTTTTTAATGTAACTGCTATCGCCCAGTCAGCCACAGTTCTAACAAGAGACCACAACGTCTCGGTCCCTTCCAGCCCACGGGCAATTAGATATGACATCAGCGTGGCTGTAGTAGCAGCTTTGGACTTTATCCTCAACTGCATTCTTCTTCAAGTCCTCTGCCTGTGCGGTGTGGTGGGGAACGCCCTGAACATCGTCATCCTTTCACGCCACGGCTGCAGAAAGCCGACCAACATACTGCTGACCTCGCTCTCCGTCTCCGACCTTCTCTTCTCCGTGACGCAGTCGTTAAGCCGAGCGTGGAGCATCGTGGCGAGGTTTGACCTCAACTCTGCGCTGACCCTGAACTCAATGTACGTCGTGTACGTGCGCTCCTGGAACGAGGCAGCTCTCACGATCAGCATCTACCAGGTCACTATGATCGCTCTAGTCCGTCTTCTGGCTGTGTGCTGCCCACTTCATGTCCATCGCATTGTCACGCCTCTGCGAGTAAAATTCTTAACCTGCGCGATCTACATCATTCTGGTCGTGTTGCATTCTCCTATTCAGTTTATGTACGAGATCCGATGGGTGCCTGTGATCGGAAACGCCACAGTGGCAGATTACCAGCCAAGCCATTTCTATGTCTCTCACACAGATGGCGTTAATTTCTACATCGCTGCCATCCTGAGCAATGCAAGGTCGTCAGTCCCTCTAACCACTGTCTCTGTCTGCTCAATTATAATTATCCTTCGGCTGTCTATTTCCAACAAACTCCTTGACAAGCAGTCCgactcaattaaaaaaaaagccaggtCAATCAAGTCTGTCAAAATGCTGCTAACAATCTGCTTCATCCTGATGTTTCTGGTTCTAGTGCCCACCACTACATTTGAGGCCTACATCAGCTTCGGTCCTGACAAAGCCCAACTTTCTTGCAGGCTGAAGATCGTGGTCCTCTACCTCAGCAATATACTGTTCCAGTTCAGTTGCTCGGTCAACTTTGTAGTGTATGTTACAATGAACTCAAagtttgcaaagacttacaaaCAGTTGTTCTGTTCTAACCAAAAACCATCGCCACAGAAAAGGAAATCGTTtgaaaaatag